The sequence TGTTTAAATCCTCCTCCTGTAAAACATTACATTTTACTCCAATAGCTTCTACACCAAATTTTTTAGCCTCTTCAGCTGTAAGATTAGCCTTCTCTTCATTTAAATCACTACAAACTACATAAGCTCCAGCTTCAGCAAGTTTTAATGCACTAGCTTTACCAATTCCAGCTCCAGCTCCAGTAATAATAGCTACTTTTCCACTTAAATCGTATTTTTCCTTTATTGACATAACATCAACTCCTTTTATTATCTCTTTCTCCCTAAGATAATAATATCTGATTCTATTATACTACATCAAAGTAAAATATCCTTTATTTTAAAATTCTTCTTTTTAGATGTTTATGAAAAACAAAATAAAAAGTTATAGTTGAAGCAATAGAACCTATTAAATCAGCAACTGGCTGAGCAAAAAAAGCAAATCTAGCTGTAAAAAATAATGGTAATAAATATGTACTAACCATATATATAAATTTTCTAAATACTGATAAAGAAAAAGCTGTTTTTATTCTTCCAACTGCTGTAAAACCATCTACGAAACAGTATTGGAAAGATAGAGGAATTACAGCTAGGACACTTACCTTTATTCCCCAAAGAGAAACTTCAGAAAGAAGTACATTATCAGTAAAAAATCTAATAAATTGTGGAGCTAAAAATCTTGTAGAAAAAAACATAATTGATGTAAGGCAAAGAGCAAATATTACAATATATTTTTCAGCTTTTCTAACCCTATGAATTTTTCTTGCTCCATAGTTATAGCTTAAAATGGGTTGTGTTCCTCCAGTTAAACCTATAAGTGGTCCTGTTATAAGTAAAAGATAACTCTGAATAATAGTAGCAGAGGAGATAAGTAAATCTCCTTCAGCTATACCTCCATATTTTTGTAACATCATATTTAAAATAATCAGTATAAAACTATCAGTAGCTAGTATGAAAAATGGAGAAAATCCAAAAGTTATAATCTTTATTATAATTTGTTTTGAATAATTTCCAAAAGTAATAGGGATAGGAATCTTATTTCCTCTTAAAAATAAGAAAGCAAATAAAAATGAAAGAAATTGAGCAATAACAGTTGCCCAAGCAGCTCCAGCAACTCCCATATTAAATCCAAAGATAAAGACTGTATCTAGAATAATATTTGTAAGAGCTCCTATGATAACAGTTAACATTCCTATAGTAGCGAAACCTTGGCAAGTTATAAAAAAGTTTAAACCGATAGCCATAATAGCAAAGAAACTTCCTAATGTATAGATAGTAAGATAGGTATTAGCATATGGAAATGTAATCTCACTAGCTCCAAATAACATTATTAAACTATCTTTTACAAGTAAGAAAATAATAGTAAGAGCTATACTAACAACAGAAAGAGCTAAAAAACTGTTAGAGAGGATCTGTTTAGCTTTTTCATTTTCCTTTGCTCCCATCTGTATAGACATATTGATAGACCCCCCTAGTCCTATCAGAGTACCAAAAGAGGCTAAAAAAGTAACAATAGGTCCACATACTCCAACTCCAGCTAGAGCAATAGAACCTATCTCTGGAATATTTCCAATATACATTCTATCCACTATGCTATAAAGAAGATTAACTAACTGGGATAGCATAGCAGGTATAGCTAGTTTGAAAACTAAGCTTAAGATAGAATCTTTTCCTAAATCATTTGATAATTTCATCTTTTCTCTCCTCACAATTATAATTCCATATATTATAACATAAAATTAAAATAATCTAGCAATAAAAAAAGAAAATTCTACCTTTAACTACATAGAACCATATCATATTTCCTATAGTAAAATTTTCTTCTTTAAATATTTAATTTTATTTATATACTAATTATTAGATTTAAGGTAACTCCTATTTAAAATCATAATTTCTTTCTTTTGAAATCTCTGTTATATAGACTCTAATTTTTTTATAACCTATAGAATTAAAAAGAGATTTATATGAACTAGCTAGCTTATCACAAACATCCTGTGGACGTGATAACCATTCTACCTCTATATTAACAGTTTGATCCTTTTCTTCTTTTCCCTCTTTTATCTCTATCATTGGTATATAGAAAAGTTTGATCCTCTCTCTAGGAACTTCAACATCAAAATTAACAATATCAACGAGTTTATCCCCTATTTCACAAAGTTTCTCTTGTGAAATACCAGATACTTTAATAAACGGCATAATTTATTTACCCCCTTTTAGTTTTTAAAACTATGAATAGGAGCAGGAATTCTTCCTCCCCTTTTAATAAAGTCATCACACTTAAATTTATTTACAGCCATAATAGGAGCATATCCAAGTAATCCACCAAACTCTACCATCTCTCCTACACCTTTTCCAATTACAGGAATAATTCTCACAGCAGTAGTCTTATTATTTACCATTCCAATAGCAGATTCATCAGCTATTATACCAGAGATAGTATAAGCAGATGTATCTCCAGGA comes from Fusobacterium necrogenes and encodes:
- a CDS encoding DUF1904 family protein; this encodes MPFIKVSGISQEKLCEIGDKLVDIVNFDVEVPRERIKLFYIPMIEIKEGKEEKDQTVNIEVEWLSRPQDVCDKLASSYKSLFNSIGYKKIRVYITEISKERNYDFK
- a CDS encoding MATE family efflux transporter gives rise to the protein MKLSNDLGKDSILSLVFKLAIPAMLSQLVNLLYSIVDRMYIGNIPEIGSIALAGVGVCGPIVTFLASFGTLIGLGGSINMSIQMGAKENEKAKQILSNSFLALSVVSIALTIIFLLVKDSLIMLFGASEITFPYANTYLTIYTLGSFFAIMAIGLNFFITCQGFATIGMLTVIIGALTNIILDTVFIFGFNMGVAGAAWATVIAQFLSFLFAFLFLRGNKIPIPITFGNYSKQIIIKIITFGFSPFFILATDSFILIILNMMLQKYGGIAEGDLLISSATIIQSYLLLITGPLIGLTGGTQPILSYNYGARKIHRVRKAEKYIVIFALCLTSIMFFSTRFLAPQFIRFFTDNVLLSEVSLWGIKVSVLAVIPLSFQYCFVDGFTAVGRIKTAFSLSVFRKFIYMVSTYLLPLFFTARFAFFAQPVADLIGSIASTITFYFVFHKHLKRRILK